In one window of Desulfatiglans sp. DNA:
- the yeiP gene encoding elongation factor P-like protein YeiP, producing the protein MPRACDLKKGNVVEINNEIYMVKNIDVKTPSARGAVTLYKVRFANVKTKQKYEESYKGNDMLNDVILEKKPIQYLYPDGNLQVFMDTVEYGQYEIDGEAIEDELVWISEGMEGIVGLVVDGNMIAIEIPASLVYEVVETVPGMKSASASARTKTAKLSNGIEIQIPEYLEAGEMVKVNTETRKFISKA; encoded by the coding sequence ATGCCCAGGGCATGTGATCTAAAAAAGGGAAATGTGGTTGAGATCAATAATGAGATCTATATGGTTAAAAATATTGATGTGAAAACACCATCAGCAAGGGGGGCAGTAACCCTTTACAAGGTGAGGTTCGCTAACGTTAAGACCAAGCAGAAATATGAAGAGAGTTACAAGGGTAATGATATGCTCAATGATGTTATCCTTGAAAAAAAGCCAATACAGTATCTATACCCGGATGGTAATCTCCAGGTCTTTATGGATACAGTCGAGTATGGCCAGTATGAAATAGATGGTGAGGCAATAGAGGATGAACTTGTCTGGATTTCAGAGGGGATGGAGGGGATAGTGGGTCTTGTGGTTGATGGCAACATGATTGCTATTGAGATACCGGCAAGCCTTGTCTATGAGGTGGTTGAGACGGTGCCGGGCATGAAGAGCGCAAGCGCATCCGCACGCACCAAGACTGCAAAATTGTCAAACGGGATCGAGATACAGATACCGGAATACCTTGAGGCAGGTGAGATGGTAAAGGTGAATACAGAAACCAGAAAGTTTATTTCAAAGGCATGA